One Caretta caretta isolate rCarCar2 chromosome 6, rCarCar1.hap1, whole genome shotgun sequence genomic region harbors:
- the LOC125637963 gene encoding tapasin-related protein isoform X2, whose translation MTTSSRAPNAASPSVKAPTETNRSLELPPGGIRAAGAFPVSTDPSPVTALLGSDVLLTCSFPVALRGAGEGDGQLRVTWYFQGQALMELDGIAVTTRKGAELFAPELPRGNASLLLPHITLAEQGPYRCSVRYGGQRGEGTVRLRVAALPRVEVPSPVVQREEDSALVCCVRGFYPQDIAVSWLRDGQELNASFVSAAHRGHRDETFSLVSVYSFTPTEQDLGALFSCRARHPALNQSRQADFRITFRGPEEQRGLLEPGLRILLWTLRGALLLAMALGGWSCYCSGRRHGQVREWIWTPRRWRSPWGAARGSGRGTGGAVPAERLEKGIPVSTAHGAACASRLVLTGGPRLNC comes from the exons CCGGCGCTTTCCCTGTCTCCACCGACCCCTCCCCGGTGACGGCGCTCCTGGGCTCCGACGTGCTCCTGACATGCAGCTTCCCTGTGGCCCTGCGCGGGGCGGGCGAAGGGGACGGGCAGCTGCGGGTAACCTGGTACTTCCAGGGCCAGGCGCTGATGGAGCTGGACGGCATCGCGGTCACCACgaggaagggggcagagctctttgCCCCGGAGCTGCCCAGGGGCAACGCTTcgctcctcctgccccacatcACGCTGGCCGAGCAGGGCCCCTACCGCTGCTCCGTACGCTACGGGGGGCAGCGCGGAGAGGGCACCGTCCGCTTACGGGTGGCAG CGCTGCCGCGGGTCGAGGTGCCCAGCCCCGTGGTGCAGAGGGAGGAGGACAGCGCCCTGGTGTGCTGCGTGCGGGGGTTTTACCCCCAGGACATCGCAGTGTCCTGGCTCCGGGACGGGCAGGAGCTAAACGCCTCCTTCGTCTCTGCCGCGCACCGGGGGCACCGGGACGAGACCTTCAGCCTGGTGAGCGTCTACAGCTTCACACCCACGGAGCAGGATCTGGGGGCGCTCTTCTCCTGCCGGGCACGGCACCCCGCGCTGAACCAGTCCCGCCAGGCCGACTTCCGGATCACCTTCAGGG GGCCGGAGGAGCAGCGCGGCCTCCTGGAGCCGGGCCTGAGGATCCTGCTGTGGACGCTGCGAGGGGCTCTCCTGCTGGCCATGGCGCTGGGGGGCTGGAGCTGTTACTGCTCTGGGAGGAGGCATGGGCAG GTGCGGGAGTGGATCTGGACCCCCCGACGCTGGAGATCACCGTGGGGCGCAGCCAGAGGAAGCGGCAGAGGGACAGGCGGGGCCGTCCCTGCTGAGCGGCTAGAGAAGGGGATCCCAGTGAGCACGGCCCATGGGGCTGCCTGTGCATCGCGCCTCGTTCTCACCGGGGGCCCCCGGCTGAACTGCTGA
- the LOC125637968 gene encoding sulfotransferase 1A1 isoform X1, translated as MAAPKTYTRVLQESQDVFHRFPLQLVHGIPLMEPIAQQWGPIENFQAWPDDLLISTYPKAGTTWMQEIVDLILVRGEVEKACRAPTHIRIPFLEICSPPPVPSGVQQLANVPPPRVIKTHLPFQLVPKSFWENGCKVIYVARNAKDNLVSYYFFDQMNKTQPEPGPWELYLQKFMDGKLAWGSWYDHVCGYWAERANHRILYVFYEDMKEDPAREIRRVIDFLEVELPPEVVEKIVQQTSFQIMKENPMANYSSIPSVIFDQTISPFMRKGEVGDWKNHFTVAQSEAFDAHYQRRMEGTGVHFRTQI; from the exons ATGGCAGCGCCAAAGACCTACACTAGGGTCTTGCAAGAATCCCAGGACGTCTTCCACCGCTTCCCCCTCCAGCTTGTCCACGGGATCCCGCTCATGGAGCCCATCGCCCAGCAGTGGGGCCCCATTGAGAACTTCCAGGCCTGGCCTGACGACCTCCTCATCTCCACCTACCCCAAGGCAG GGACCACGTGGATGCAGGAGATCGTGGACCTGATCCTGGTCCGAGGGGAGGTGGAAAAAGCCTGCCGAGCCCCGACCCACATCCGGATCCCCTTCCTGGAgatctgctcccctcccccagtgccctcAG GTGTGCAGCAGCTGGCGAATGTTCCTCCCCCCCGAGTCATCAAGACCCACCTGCCCTTCCAGCTGGTTCCCAAGTCCTTCTGGGAGAACGGATGCAAG GTGATCTACGTGGCCCGAAATGCCAAGGATAACTTGGTCTCGTATTACTTCTTTGACCAGATGAACAAGACACAGCCCGAGCCGGGGCCCTGGGAGCTCTATCTGCAGAAGTTCATGGATGGGAAAC tggcctggggCTCGTGGTATGACCACGTCTGTGGATACTGGGCTGAACGGGCCAATCACCGCATCCTCTACGTCTTCTATGAGGATATGAAAGAG GACCCGGCCCGGGAGATCCGCAGGGTCATAGACTTCTTGGAGGTGGAGCTGCCTCCAGAGGTGGTGGAGAAAATCGTCCAACAAACGTCCTTCCAGATCATGAAGGAGAACCCCATGGCCAACTATAGCAGTATCCCCAGCGTCATCTTCGACCAGACCATCAGCCCCTTCATGCGCAAGG gcgAGGTTGGCGACTGGAAGAACCATTTCACCGTGGCGCAGAGCGAGGCATTCGACGCCCATTACCAGCGCCGCATGGAGGGGACCGGCGTGCACTTCCGGACCCAGATCTAG
- the LOC125637968 gene encoding sulfotransferase 1C1 isoform X2, with product MEPIAQQWGPIENFQAWPDDLLISTYPKAGTTWMQEIVDLILVRGEVEKACRAPTHIRIPFLEICSPPPVPSGVQQLANVPPPRVIKTHLPFQLVPKSFWENGCKVIYVARNAKDNLVSYYFFDQMNKTQPEPGPWELYLQKFMDGKLAWGSWYDHVCGYWAERANHRILYVFYEDMKEDPAREIRRVIDFLEVELPPEVVEKIVQQTSFQIMKENPMANYSSIPSVIFDQTISPFMRKGEVGDWKNHFTVAQSEAFDAHYQRRMEGTGVHFRTQI from the exons ATGGAGCCCATCGCCCAGCAGTGGGGCCCCATTGAGAACTTCCAGGCCTGGCCTGACGACCTCCTCATCTCCACCTACCCCAAGGCAG GGACCACGTGGATGCAGGAGATCGTGGACCTGATCCTGGTCCGAGGGGAGGTGGAAAAAGCCTGCCGAGCCCCGACCCACATCCGGATCCCCTTCCTGGAgatctgctcccctcccccagtgccctcAG GTGTGCAGCAGCTGGCGAATGTTCCTCCCCCCCGAGTCATCAAGACCCACCTGCCCTTCCAGCTGGTTCCCAAGTCCTTCTGGGAGAACGGATGCAAG GTGATCTACGTGGCCCGAAATGCCAAGGATAACTTGGTCTCGTATTACTTCTTTGACCAGATGAACAAGACACAGCCCGAGCCGGGGCCCTGGGAGCTCTATCTGCAGAAGTTCATGGATGGGAAAC tggcctggggCTCGTGGTATGACCACGTCTGTGGATACTGGGCTGAACGGGCCAATCACCGCATCCTCTACGTCTTCTATGAGGATATGAAAGAG GACCCGGCCCGGGAGATCCGCAGGGTCATAGACTTCTTGGAGGTGGAGCTGCCTCCAGAGGTGGTGGAGAAAATCGTCCAACAAACGTCCTTCCAGATCATGAAGGAGAACCCCATGGCCAACTATAGCAGTATCCCCAGCGTCATCTTCGACCAGACCATCAGCCCCTTCATGCGCAAGG gcgAGGTTGGCGACTGGAAGAACCATTTCACCGTGGCGCAGAGCGAGGCATTCGACGCCCATTACCAGCGCCGCATGGAGGGGACCGGCGTGCACTTCCGGACCCAGATCTAG
- the LOC125637974 gene encoding uncharacterized protein LOC125637974 isoform X2, which translates to MQNKLPMAWAEGTVSGWVGGWALIPLGGCLLLCGLCRRKLLVSPRDLPRDLGPRYMSDPTAGTSIAASPRPPVGPRSMDNEDEDDFQFPPAPRTESRQTPVFESLKQARESGTDVDSHGSYVNINSEENYVNLEGAEGGSSEEKDKEYLEVLPLETERTRPHKQKGPSRGKASLDEQTADSDYVNVP; encoded by the exons atgcaaaaca AGCTGCCCATGGCCTGGGCCGAGGGCACAGTGAGcggctgggtggggggctgggcgcTCATCCCCCTGGGGGGCTGCTTGCTGCTCTGCGGGCTCTGCCGGAGAA agctGCTGGTTTCCCCCAG GGACTTGCCTCGGGATCTGGGGCCACGCTACATGTCAG ATCCTACTGCTGGCACCAGCATCGCCGCAAGCCCACGGCCTCCTGTGGGCCCCAGGAGCATGGACA ACGAGGACGAGGACGATTTCCAGTTTC CTCCTGCCCCGCGGACAGAGTCGCGGCAGACCCC GGTCTTTGAGTCCCTGAAGCAGGCCCGGGAATCTGGCACTG ATGTGGACAGCCACGGGAGCTACGTGAACATCA actcagAGGAGAACTATGTGAATCTGGAGGGAGCCGAGGGGGGAA GCTCCGAGGAGAAGGACAAGGAGTATCT GGAGGTGCTTCCATTGGAGACCGAGAGAACCAGGCCCCACAAGCAGAAAGGCCCCAGTCGCGGCAAGG CCTCGCTGGATGAGCAGACGGCCGACTCCGACTATGTCAATGTGCCGTAG
- the LOC125637974 gene encoding uncharacterized protein LOC125637974 isoform X3 — MQNKLPMAWAEGTVSGWVGGWALIPLGGCLLLCGLCRRKLLVSPRDLPRDLGPRYMSDEDEDDFQFPPAPRTESRQTPVFESLKQARESGTDVDSHGSYVNINSEENYVNLEGAEGGSSEEKDKEYLEVLPLETERTRPHKQKGPSRGKASLDEQTADSDYVNVP, encoded by the exons atgcaaaaca AGCTGCCCATGGCCTGGGCCGAGGGCACAGTGAGcggctgggtggggggctgggcgcTCATCCCCCTGGGGGGCTGCTTGCTGCTCTGCGGGCTCTGCCGGAGAA agctGCTGGTTTCCCCCAG GGACTTGCCTCGGGATCTGGGGCCACGCTACATGTCAG ACGAGGACGAGGACGATTTCCAGTTTC CTCCTGCCCCGCGGACAGAGTCGCGGCAGACCCC GGTCTTTGAGTCCCTGAAGCAGGCCCGGGAATCTGGCACTG ATGTGGACAGCCACGGGAGCTACGTGAACATCA actcagAGGAGAACTATGTGAATCTGGAGGGAGCCGAGGGGGGAA GCTCCGAGGAGAAGGACAAGGAGTATCT GGAGGTGCTTCCATTGGAGACCGAGAGAACCAGGCCCCACAAGCAGAAAGGCCCCAGTCGCGGCAAGG CCTCGCTGGATGAGCAGACGGCCGACTCCGACTATGTCAATGTGCCGTAG
- the LOC125637974 gene encoding uncharacterized protein LOC125637974 isoform X1, producing MQNKLPMAWAEGTVSGWVGGWALIPLGGCLLLCGLCRRKLLVSPRDLPRDLGPRYMSDPTAGTSIAASPRPPVGPRSMDSEHPQGRGVRWGAGWMENRRDAGLERTLRGHHRVQPRRRGRVRNPTAAPRTPQGRGPPSLSRVRSHPSSRALTAHDAHRCLSCLRGQNGPRPGSSPPNLPERPPSRLVSALSTQV from the exons atgcaaaaca AGCTGCCCATGGCCTGGGCCGAGGGCACAGTGAGcggctgggtggggggctgggcgcTCATCCCCCTGGGGGGCTGCTTGCTGCTCTGCGGGCTCTGCCGGAGAA agctGCTGGTTTCCCCCAG GGACTTGCCTCGGGATCTGGGGCCACGCTACATGTCAG ATCCTACTGCTGGCACCAGCATCGCCGCAAGCCCACGGCCTCCTGTGGGCCCCAGGAGCATGGACAGTGAgcacccccagggcaggggggtgagaTGGGGGGCAGGCTGGATGGAGAATCGTAGAGACGCGGGGCTGGAGAGGACCTTGAGAGGCCACCACCGCGTCCAGCCCCGACGccgaggcagggtcaggaacccTACAGCGGCTCCGAGAACCCCCCagggacggggaccccccagcCTGTCCCGGGTTCGCTCACATCCGAGCTCACGCGCCCTGACTGCACACGACGCCCATCGCTGCTTGTCCTGCCTCAGGGGACAGAACGGACCCCGTCCTGGTTCCAGCCCCCCCAACCTACCTGAACGGCCCCCCAGTCGTCTTGTCTCTGCACTGAGCACCCAGGTTTAA